A single genomic interval of Danio aesculapii chromosome 5, fDanAes4.1, whole genome shotgun sequence harbors:
- the aspa gene encoding LOW QUALITY PROTEIN: aspartoacylase (The sequence of the model RefSeq protein was modified relative to this genomic sequence to represent the inferred CDS: deleted 1 base in 1 codon) codes for MSSRTNISCLQEAKRVAIFGGTHGNEMSGIVLANMWLQNATEIERNGLVCKPFITNPRAVEKCTRYIDTDLNRAFTPENLSASELEALPYEVQRAKEINQMFGPKGGSDAYDVIFDLHNTTSNMGSTLILESSTDLFNLQMVHYIKKAMAPHTCSVLLNEHPQLKYSTTRSVAKHPVGLEVGPQPQGVLRSNVFESMRTILKHALDFIELFNNGVEFPPCTVNVFRVQERMDYPRDTNGNITAMVHPHLQDCDWEPLNRGDPMFLTFDGRTILYEGASTVYPTFINEAAYYEKQQAFVTTCREILAANAIRKAFK; via the exons ATGAGTTCGCGTACTAATATTTCTTGTTTACAAGAAGCCAAACGGGTGGCTATCTTCGGTGGCACGCATGGAAACGAGATGTCTGGCATTGTGCTGGCAAATATGTGGTTACAGAATGCAACGGAGATCGAAAGAAACGGACTGGTGTGCAAGCCGTTCATAACCAACCCGAGAGCGGTGGAGAAATGCACCAGGTACATCGACACTGATCTGAACCGAGCCTTCACGCCGGAGAACCTCAG TGCTTCAGAATTGGAAGCGCTGCCATATGAAGTCCAGAGAGCCAAGGAAATCAATCAGATGTTCGGACCCAAAGGAGGCTCGGATGCGTATGATGTCATCTTCGACCTTCACAACACCACCTCAAACATGGGCTCCACCCTCATACTGGAGAGCTCGACTGACCTCTTCAACCTTCAGATGGTGCATTATATCAAA AAAGCTATGGCCCCTCACACCTGTTCAGTTCTGCTCAATGAACATCCGCAGCTGAAATATTCAACAACACGCTCGGTGGCCAAACACCCTGTCG GTCTTGAGGTGGGCCCACAACCACAGGGTGTTTTGAGAAGCAATGTGTTTGAGTCTATGAGGACGATACTGAAGCATGCGCTGGACTTCATCGAGCTTTTTAATAATG GTGTAGAGTTTCCTCCATGCACAGTAAATGTTTTCAGAGTCCAGGAGAGAATGGACTATCCCAGAGACACCAATGGAAACATCACAGCCATGGTGCATCCGCATCTACAG gacTGTGACTGGGAGCCTCTGAACCGGGGTGACCCGATGTTCCTTACTTTCGATGGGAGA ACAATTCTTTATGAAGGTGCCAGCACAGTGTACCCTACGTTTATTAATGAAGCGGCCTATTATGAGAAACAGCAGGCATTCGTGACCACTTGTAGGGAAATACTAGCTGCCAATGCTATCAGAAAAGCATTCAAGTAA